From the Rhodopirellula bahusiensis genome, one window contains:
- a CDS encoding cobalamin-binding protein: MVRERLQTERALYSLDMPVVESLRPDLIVTQALCDVCAVAESEVNAAACSLPGQPRVVNLEPTSLSEMFDCIALVGEAANCSGRASALIESLRLRVQRVRERTTELQSRAGVQVPDVMLLEWIDPPFSAGHWSPELVRIAGGKECVGEAGERSVTTSWDRIREADPDVLFIACCGFNVARTLEDLPILRSYPGWSEMKCVREGRVYVVDGSAYFSRPGPRLVDSLEILANALHPQVHPLPSDLPAALQLTSEQLVAD; this comes from the coding sequence ATGGTTCGGGAGCGGTTACAAACCGAGCGAGCGTTGTACTCGCTGGACATGCCAGTGGTGGAATCGTTGCGTCCCGACTTGATCGTGACGCAGGCCTTGTGCGACGTGTGCGCGGTGGCGGAGTCAGAGGTCAATGCGGCGGCGTGTTCCCTGCCCGGACAACCTCGTGTGGTGAACTTGGAACCAACCTCGCTGTCGGAAATGTTCGATTGCATCGCTTTGGTCGGCGAAGCAGCGAATTGTTCCGGCCGGGCATCGGCTCTGATTGAAAGTTTGCGGTTGCGAGTTCAACGGGTGCGGGAACGAACCACAGAGTTGCAATCACGGGCGGGAGTCCAAGTGCCGGATGTGATGTTGTTGGAATGGATTGATCCGCCGTTCAGCGCCGGGCACTGGAGCCCCGAGTTGGTTCGGATTGCGGGCGGCAAAGAATGTGTGGGCGAGGCAGGCGAACGTTCGGTGACGACATCATGGGATCGCATTCGAGAGGCGGATCCCGATGTGTTGTTCATCGCTTGCTGTGGTTTCAACGTGGCACGAACGTTGGAGGATCTGCCGATTTTGCGAAGCTATCCCGGTTGGTCGGAGATGAAGTGTGTTCGCGAAGGACGCGTCTATGTGGTCGACGGTTCCGCTTACTTCAGTCGTCCGGGGCCAAGGTTGGTCGATAGTTTGGAGATCCTGGCCAATGCGCTGCACCCGCAAGTTCATCCGCTGCCCAGTGACTTGCCAGCCGCGTTGCAATTGACATCGGAGCAACTTGTCGCCGATTGA
- a CDS encoding hybrid sensor histidine kinase/response regulator, translating to MRRWWTQLWRRPRSWVILVLLVAIADAMTPPDWAVVVAHLILLPLAWRVLHRRFVTWMTAIQSVAVAAIGLMHVFGPIAQRITGAAGAEPFAWIEPVRLWTFFALMATGYFHIYLQGRLRTRLKHQRMLQHRVHRRSLQIRRVNRALRNEVTRRQETQHRLDQSETTFQSLIDRMHLQVARKSTEGVFTYANEQFCADIGMTAVDVVGSTDAELFGESIGEKYRNDDLLVMSTGHAVDKVEVHPGSDGRIGFAQVFKAPEYDQNGKCVGVQIIFWDITEKHRNEIALRDSEARKRALFDAAGDAVLLIDAQRSIVEANPSASELLQAGGGRLVGRPLNDLISPVSDQWGGLPLAERHQLRLRRGDGSSFESEVSIHHIPVGDATGQAVIIRDVTLQRAAFEAMREAKAAAEQANRTKTQFMAGISHELRTPLGGIRGLTDLLAQQTLPNSARRYVNLIAQNTELLRDVIEDILDFAAIEAGRVAIDPVPVDLHEVIGDAFGCLAVRVADKPVRLCLSIDPDTPRRVIADPKRIRQIVINLAGNAIKFTNQGEVSLRLSPIGDAPTSKNDSAATPQDDSADPSQMAWFELTVSDTGIGIAPENQSRIFDAFEQADRGTNKQFGGTGLGLAIARGLAERMGGDITVTSQVNLGSQFQCALALPLDGQSGKDEGSKVVAAPQGATAVVSVGNTTMQDAIAETLLHCRWPIRTPSMLEPGCVHLHWILTDQTADAAFRIRARKSSDRVIWITRAGESPPRRAKREDAVVIEPLHPDELRRWLQGKPLLQSSRGQRKRRRSNRLATSSNGDRTATESYASGVKQLADPKRSNDSQITASHEPANGYRLLVVDDSATNRLVIHDQLVASGHHVQTADSGEAAVERLSTNTFDCVMMDLQMPNMDGTEATRIIHEQFSKAGRTPPPIIALTAHVTDQHRQLCREAGMDGYITKPVDLELLLAELERVSAVPRTSELDAMLPPQLPQDGDLPKPSVSAEASTVNQSSASLESPPNQTDLKTTDQTDWDWRSQLSKHCGGDADTMDSVCDAFLMEVPTLLTNLKQGAKQGDTKKLRSASHTLKSCLRYFAPKEDVAKAAEVESAIQDSQWVERLKQATNDSDSAASDSPEFQAIANLRITATDWVTRIRESSKQR from the coding sequence ATGCGACGATGGTGGACACAACTTTGGCGACGTCCACGATCCTGGGTGATCCTTGTTCTTTTGGTCGCCATCGCTGATGCAATGACGCCGCCGGACTGGGCGGTCGTGGTCGCTCATTTGATTCTGCTACCGCTCGCTTGGCGGGTGCTTCACCGACGCTTCGTTACTTGGATGACCGCGATCCAAAGTGTTGCGGTTGCCGCGATTGGGTTGATGCATGTCTTTGGCCCGATTGCGCAGAGAATCACCGGTGCGGCCGGAGCGGAACCGTTTGCTTGGATCGAGCCTGTTCGCCTGTGGACTTTTTTCGCGTTGATGGCCACTGGCTATTTCCACATCTACTTGCAAGGCCGATTGCGCACGCGTCTCAAACACCAACGCATGCTGCAGCACCGTGTGCACCGGCGGTCACTGCAAATTCGTCGCGTCAATCGCGCCCTTCGCAATGAAGTCACGCGACGCCAGGAAACGCAACACCGACTCGATCAAAGCGAGACAACCTTTCAATCGCTGATCGATCGCATGCATCTGCAAGTCGCTCGCAAAAGCACGGAGGGTGTCTTCACCTATGCCAACGAGCAATTCTGCGCCGACATTGGAATGACCGCAGTCGACGTCGTCGGCAGCACGGACGCAGAGTTGTTTGGCGAATCCATCGGAGAGAAATATCGCAACGACGACTTGTTGGTCATGTCGACCGGACACGCCGTCGACAAGGTCGAAGTGCATCCCGGATCCGATGGACGAATTGGCTTTGCACAAGTCTTCAAGGCGCCCGAGTACGACCAAAATGGAAAATGCGTCGGCGTTCAGATCATCTTTTGGGACATCACTGAAAAGCACCGCAATGAAATCGCACTTCGTGACAGCGAAGCGCGAAAGCGAGCGTTGTTCGATGCTGCCGGCGACGCGGTGCTGTTGATCGACGCTCAACGTTCGATTGTGGAAGCCAACCCTTCGGCCAGCGAATTGTTGCAGGCAGGCGGCGGTCGATTGGTGGGACGACCACTGAACGACTTAATTTCACCGGTGTCCGATCAGTGGGGCGGATTGCCGTTGGCTGAACGCCATCAATTGCGACTCCGACGTGGCGACGGCAGTTCGTTCGAAAGCGAAGTGTCCATTCACCATATCCCGGTGGGCGATGCGACCGGTCAAGCCGTCATCATTCGCGACGTCACGCTGCAACGCGCCGCATTCGAAGCCATGCGGGAAGCGAAAGCGGCGGCCGAACAGGCCAACCGCACCAAGACGCAGTTCATGGCCGGCATCTCACACGAACTGAGAACACCACTGGGAGGCATCCGAGGCCTGACGGATCTGTTGGCCCAACAAACGCTTCCCAACTCGGCTCGACGCTATGTCAACTTGATCGCTCAAAACACGGAATTACTCCGTGACGTCATTGAAGACATTCTTGACTTTGCCGCCATCGAAGCCGGACGCGTTGCGATCGATCCAGTTCCTGTGGATTTACACGAGGTGATCGGAGATGCATTTGGATGCCTCGCCGTTCGAGTTGCCGACAAGCCCGTACGGCTGTGCCTGTCCATTGATCCGGACACCCCTCGCCGAGTCATCGCCGATCCAAAACGAATCCGTCAAATCGTGATCAACCTGGCAGGCAACGCGATCAAGTTCACCAACCAAGGCGAAGTGAGCCTCCGACTGAGCCCTATCGGCGACGCCCCAACCTCGAAGAACGATAGTGCTGCAACACCCCAGGACGACTCTGCCGATCCGTCGCAGATGGCTTGGTTTGAACTAACCGTCTCGGACACCGGCATCGGCATCGCCCCCGAAAATCAATCGCGAATTTTTGATGCGTTTGAGCAAGCCGACCGCGGGACGAACAAGCAATTCGGTGGAACCGGTTTGGGCCTGGCAATTGCCCGTGGTTTGGCTGAACGAATGGGTGGCGACATCACCGTGACCAGTCAAGTGAATCTGGGCAGCCAGTTCCAGTGTGCACTCGCATTGCCACTGGACGGACAATCCGGGAAAGACGAAGGGAGCAAGGTCGTAGCGGCTCCCCAGGGCGCCACCGCGGTGGTCTCCGTTGGCAACACGACCATGCAAGATGCAATTGCAGAAACGCTACTGCACTGTCGCTGGCCAATCCGCACACCATCCATGCTGGAACCTGGCTGTGTTCATTTGCACTGGATTTTGACCGACCAAACCGCGGATGCCGCCTTTCGAATCCGAGCCCGCAAGTCCAGCGATCGAGTGATTTGGATCACGCGAGCGGGCGAGTCCCCACCTCGGCGAGCCAAACGGGAAGACGCGGTTGTGATTGAACCGTTGCACCCGGATGAACTTCGACGGTGGCTGCAAGGAAAACCGCTGCTGCAATCCAGCCGTGGCCAACGAAAGCGACGCCGCAGCAACCGACTAGCAACATCATCGAACGGTGATCGCACCGCGACGGAATCATACGCATCCGGCGTCAAACAGTTGGCGGATCCGAAACGATCCAACGACTCGCAGATCACTGCCTCCCACGAGCCCGCCAACGGATATCGACTGTTGGTTGTCGATGACAGTGCCACGAACCGCTTGGTCATTCACGATCAATTGGTGGCTTCCGGGCATCATGTGCAAACGGCTGATTCGGGCGAGGCTGCGGTCGAGCGATTGTCGACCAACACATTCGACTGCGTCATGATGGATCTGCAAATGCCTAACATGGACGGCACGGAAGCGACTCGCATCATCCATGAACAGTTCTCCAAAGCGGGACGAACTCCGCCTCCAATCATCGCGTTGACCGCGCATGTCACGGACCAACATCGTCAACTTTGTCGCGAAGCAGGCATGGACGGTTACATCACCAAACCTGTCGACCTGGAGTTGCTTCTCGCTGAACTCGAACGTGTTTCAGCGGTTCCTCGAACATCAGAGCTCGATGCAATGTTGCCCCCACAATTGCCTCAGGACGGTGATTTGCCAAAGCCCTCTGTTTCGGCCGAGGCGTCGACGGTGAATCAATCTTCCGCATCTTTGGAATCGCCCCCTAATCAGACTGATTTAAAAACAACCGACCAAACGGACTGGGATTGGCGATCGCAGTTGTCCAAGCACTGTGGCGGGGACGCCGACACAATGGATTCTGTTTGCGATGCGTTCCTGATGGAGGTCCCCACGCTGCTGACCAACTTGAAACAAGGTGCCAAGCAAGGCGATACAAAGAAATTGCGATCGGCGTCTCACACGCTGAAGTCATGTCTGCGTTACTTCGCCCCCAAAGAAGACGTCGCGAAAGCTGCCGAAGTCGAATCCGCGATCCAAGATTCCCAGTGGGTCGAGCGTCTGAAACAAGCCACCAACGATTCCGATTCCGCGGCTTCCGACTCACCTGAATTTCAGGCGATCGCGAACCTTCGAATCACTGCAACGGATTGGGTCACTCGCATTCGCGAATCGTCCAAGCAACGTTAA
- a CDS encoding ATP-binding protein, translating into MDRKSITCSNGHHLRAAGALAGKTLPCPRCGVAVTIPWEEALTVAAEPPARDTLSDTGVMRILGDATVAPVQQPETESSEANSDSHRPCPRCEYLVSDQSTVCPKCACYMGMMPQFLRALLPKNMSA; encoded by the coding sequence ATGGATCGAAAATCAATCACCTGCAGCAATGGGCACCATCTACGAGCCGCGGGGGCGCTGGCCGGTAAAACCCTTCCTTGCCCTCGATGTGGTGTCGCGGTCACCATTCCGTGGGAAGAAGCATTGACTGTCGCTGCCGAACCCCCTGCCCGCGATACGCTGTCGGACACGGGCGTGATGCGAATTCTGGGTGACGCAACCGTGGCCCCCGTTCAGCAACCGGAAACTGAATCCAGCGAGGCGAATTCGGATTCACACCGACCGTGCCCGCGGTGTGAGTACTTGGTGAGCGATCAGTCCACGGTGTGCCCAAAGTGTGCTTGCTACATGGGCATGATGCCTCAGTTCCTGCGAGCACTGTTGCCCAAGAATATGTCCGCCTGA
- a CDS encoding alpha/beta hydrolase-fold protein, which translates to MHHSTGPQPTFQSGKRFASWIRPCTYLLVLAVACVSSLTSPAQADDDTLRTVQEGVPKGKVTKGVFDESKTFPGTRRDYAVYVPSQYDPKTPANLMVFMDGMNYAKPNGSFRVPIVLDNLIANGSLPPTIAVFVNPGTVPATKPGAKNRSNRSFEYDSLGDRYAGFLIDEFLPVALKDRNISSDPKRRAVAGISSGGICAFTVAWERPDQFGKVLSHIGSYTNIRGGWAYPALIRKTKSDPKPIQVYLQEGRDDLSNLHGNWPLANRDMAAALQFAGYQYKFVMTEGGHSGKWGGEELPNALQWLWNDEAESTVIPPASTKPKWEPHPLAVVNEDVPQGKVESMPPWNSKIFDNTIRDWAVYVPAQYNENEPAALMVFQDGERMRDVKGRWRIPTVFDNLIASGDMPPTIAVFLNPGHDKSKPRRGRKSSNRGFEYDSLGDRYSRFLLEEILPEVEKKYNLSDDPNMRAIGGSSSGAICAFTVAWERPDQFRKVYSNVGSFVNLRGGDLYSSLIRKTEPKPIRVYMSDTSGDNDNPFGHWPIANQRMESSLNYMGYDVRLDWAEGYGHNADFGSMQFPEAMKWLWRSESHTPTVDTSDDLRGDLTLLNLLVPGKSWEVVAEDLGFSDAPCSDADGNFYYCDMRAPAVVRVDANDQSKSVIAKESVSGLMFGPNDLLYACQGSQKRVISIDPKSGEVKTIAENVAPNDLAVSDEGYLFITETRTHQVTRIDIQSGEVTSVDEGITRPNGIALSNDGGTLVVSDHGGESSWTFRVNEGGVLDAKMPTLPMRLPIDPKGEFKFNEPPQYLKASKGDGTAVDKLGRYYITSDLGVQIFDPTGRPCGVLPKPDATKPLTSCVLAGPDHSHLYVTNGTTIYRRELTVEN; encoded by the coding sequence ATGCATCACTCCACCGGTCCCCAGCCCACCTTTCAATCTGGGAAGCGTTTTGCTTCGTGGATCCGGCCATGCACTTATCTGCTGGTGCTAGCAGTCGCCTGTGTCTCTTCACTGACATCGCCCGCTCAAGCCGACGACGACACACTCCGAACGGTTCAGGAAGGCGTACCGAAAGGCAAAGTCACCAAGGGCGTGTTCGATGAGAGCAAAACGTTCCCGGGAACTCGACGCGATTACGCCGTCTATGTTCCATCGCAATACGATCCGAAGACACCAGCGAACTTAATGGTGTTCATGGATGGAATGAACTACGCCAAACCAAACGGTTCGTTCCGCGTTCCGATCGTGCTGGACAACTTGATCGCCAACGGATCGTTGCCACCGACGATCGCGGTCTTCGTCAATCCTGGCACCGTTCCCGCCACCAAACCAGGTGCAAAAAATCGCAGCAACCGTTCGTTCGAGTACGACTCGTTGGGCGATCGCTACGCGGGATTTCTGATCGATGAATTCCTTCCGGTTGCATTGAAAGATCGAAACATTTCTTCTGATCCCAAACGACGCGCCGTTGCTGGAATTTCCTCGGGAGGCATCTGTGCCTTCACTGTGGCTTGGGAACGCCCTGACCAGTTCGGCAAGGTGCTCAGCCACATCGGCAGTTACACCAACATTCGCGGTGGCTGGGCCTATCCCGCTTTGATTCGCAAAACCAAATCCGATCCCAAACCAATTCAGGTTTACCTGCAAGAAGGCCGCGATGACTTGAGCAACTTGCACGGCAACTGGCCGCTCGCAAACCGTGACATGGCCGCCGCACTTCAGTTCGCTGGCTACCAGTACAAATTCGTGATGACGGAAGGTGGGCACAGTGGCAAATGGGGCGGGGAAGAATTGCCTAACGCGTTGCAATGGCTGTGGAACGACGAAGCTGAATCCACGGTCATCCCTCCGGCTTCAACCAAGCCAAAATGGGAACCACATCCGCTCGCGGTCGTGAATGAAGACGTTCCGCAAGGCAAAGTCGAATCGATGCCACCTTGGAATTCAAAGATCTTCGACAACACGATTCGCGATTGGGCCGTTTATGTTCCAGCTCAATACAACGAGAACGAACCCGCCGCTCTGATGGTGTTCCAAGATGGCGAGCGGATGCGTGACGTCAAGGGCCGCTGGCGAATCCCGACCGTGTTTGACAACTTGATTGCCAGTGGCGACATGCCACCAACGATCGCAGTGTTCCTCAATCCGGGTCACGACAAATCGAAACCTCGCAGAGGCCGCAAATCATCCAACCGGGGTTTTGAGTACGACAGCCTTGGCGATCGCTACAGCCGATTCCTGTTGGAAGAAATCCTTCCCGAGGTCGAGAAGAAATACAACCTTTCCGACGACCCAAACATGCGTGCGATTGGAGGGTCCAGCTCCGGTGCAATCTGTGCTTTCACGGTCGCCTGGGAACGTCCCGATCAATTCCGCAAGGTCTACTCCAACGTCGGCAGCTTCGTGAACTTGCGTGGTGGAGACCTTTATTCATCCTTGATCCGCAAGACCGAGCCCAAACCGATTCGCGTTTACATGTCGGACACCAGCGGCGACAACGACAATCCTTTCGGTCACTGGCCGATCGCCAATCAACGCATGGAATCGTCGCTGAACTACATGGGATACGATGTGCGATTGGATTGGGCCGAAGGCTACGGGCACAACGCCGACTTCGGCAGCATGCAATTCCCCGAGGCGATGAAATGGTTGTGGCGGAGCGAATCGCACACGCCTACCGTCGACACCTCCGATGACCTGCGAGGCGATTTGACGCTATTGAACCTGCTGGTTCCCGGCAAGTCTTGGGAAGTCGTCGCCGAGGATCTCGGATTCTCGGACGCACCATGCAGCGACGCAGATGGAAACTTCTACTACTGCGACATGCGTGCTCCGGCCGTTGTCCGAGTCGATGCGAATGACCAAAGCAAGTCTGTCATTGCAAAAGAATCGGTCAGCGGTTTGATGTTTGGTCCAAACGATTTGCTCTACGCATGCCAAGGTTCTCAAAAGCGTGTGATCTCGATTGATCCCAAATCCGGCGAAGTGAAAACGATTGCCGAGAACGTTGCTCCGAATGATCTCGCAGTATCCGATGAAGGTTACTTGTTCATCACTGAGACTCGAACGCATCAAGTCACACGCATCGACATTCAATCCGGCGAAGTGACGTCCGTGGACGAAGGCATCACCCGCCCGAACGGAATCGCATTGTCCAACGATGGCGGCACGCTGGTTGTTTCGGATCACGGCGGCGAATCAAGCTGGACTTTCCGAGTCAACGAAGGCGGAGTGCTCGATGCCAAGATGCCAACCTTGCCAATGCGATTGCCAATCGATCCCAAAGGCGAGTTCAAGTTCAATGAACCGCCCCAATACCTGAAGGCATCCAAAGGTGATGGAACGGCCGTCGACAAGCTCGGTCGCTACTACATCACCAGTGACCTGGGCGTGCAAATCTTTGATCCGACGGGTCGCCCGTGTGGAGTGCTCCCGAAACCCGATGCGACAAAACCACTGACAAGCTGTGTGCTGGCCGGACCGGATCACTCGCACTTGTACGTGACCAACGGAACGACGATTTATCGACGCGAACTGACCGTCGAGAATTAG
- the hisI gene encoding phosphoribosyl-AMP cyclohydrolase yields the protein MSSSIPNFDAGVPCPKTGQPLLPAIAQDATTGRVLMLAWMNREAWDETISGNRAVYFSRSRGKLWRKGDTSGHAQVVREIRVDCDADTILLSVDQTGAACHENYESCFFRRVDPDGTAHITEERIA from the coding sequence ATGTCATCCTCCATTCCAAACTTTGATGCTGGCGTCCCGTGCCCCAAGACCGGCCAACCATTGCTCCCCGCGATCGCCCAAGACGCGACAACAGGGCGAGTGCTGATGTTGGCATGGATGAACCGCGAAGCATGGGACGAAACCATCTCGGGCAACCGAGCCGTCTACTTCAGTCGTTCGCGAGGCAAACTCTGGCGGAAGGGCGACACCAGCGGGCACGCCCAAGTCGTTCGCGAAATCCGAGTGGACTGCGATGCGGACACGATTTTATTGTCCGTCGATCAAACCGGTGCCGCTTGTCACGAAAACTACGAAAGCTGCTTCTTCCGCCGCGTCGATCCAGACGGCACGGCCCACATCACTGAAGAACGCATCGCCTGA
- a CDS encoding NADPH:quinone reductase produces the protein MKAAYITEPGPTDSIQIGELPDPTPGTGQVVIRVYASAINPIDTYIRSGTIAMELPLPFVPGSDAAGVVESVGPGVKRLSIGDRVWCTNQGLLGRQGTLSELIAVDEHWAFKIPEPVPYEDAAACALVGVTAHLGLFREAQLSPGESILVIGGSGGVGSMVVQMAAAKGARVITTAGSEAKAQVCRDLGAEEVILYKDESISDRTKAFAPDGVNVLWETRREPNFDEAIDLLAGRGRMVLMAGRDAKPAFPVGPFYVKECSLHGFVMFKATPMEMKTAAEDISNWLASGKLSANISARFPLDEAAQAHALQESATLEDSSHLAGKIIVKLNT, from the coding sequence ATGAAAGCCGCCTACATCACCGAACCAGGCCCCACTGATTCCATCCAAATCGGAGAACTTCCCGATCCCACGCCGGGCACCGGCCAAGTCGTGATTCGCGTCTACGCTTCGGCCATCAATCCAATCGACACGTACATCCGCTCCGGCACCATTGCGATGGAACTGCCGCTGCCGTTTGTACCTGGAAGCGATGCTGCGGGTGTCGTCGAAAGTGTTGGGCCCGGCGTCAAACGACTGTCGATCGGCGATCGCGTTTGGTGCACCAACCAAGGGTTGCTCGGACGCCAAGGAACCTTGTCCGAGCTGATAGCCGTTGATGAGCATTGGGCGTTCAAAATACCGGAGCCGGTTCCCTACGAAGACGCCGCCGCGTGCGCCCTGGTCGGCGTCACCGCTCACCTCGGACTTTTTCGCGAAGCCCAACTGTCGCCCGGCGAAAGCATCCTGGTCATCGGTGGAAGTGGTGGCGTCGGATCGATGGTCGTGCAAATGGCCGCCGCCAAAGGTGCTCGCGTGATCACGACCGCGGGCAGCGAAGCCAAAGCACAAGTCTGTCGTGACCTGGGTGCGGAAGAAGTCATCCTCTACAAAGACGAATCCATCTCGGATCGAACCAAAGCGTTTGCTCCCGATGGAGTCAACGTGCTTTGGGAAACGCGTCGCGAACCAAACTTTGACGAAGCCATCGACCTGTTGGCCGGCCGCGGCCGCATGGTCTTGATGGCTGGACGAGATGCCAAGCCGGCGTTTCCAGTTGGTCCGTTCTACGTCAAGGAATGCTCGCTGCACGGCTTTGTCATGTTCAAAGCCACACCGATGGAAATGAAAACCGCCGCGGAGGACATTTCCAATTGGTTGGCGTCCGGCAAATTGTCCGCCAACATCAGTGCCAGATTCCCTCTGGACGAAGCGGCTCAAGCTCACGCACTGCAAGAATCCGCGACGCTCGAAGACAGCAGCCACCTGGCCGGCAAAATCATCGTCAAACTCAATACATAA
- a CDS encoding response regulator transcription factor, whose protein sequence is MQDRLLLVEDDTHLAAMVSDFLQENGFSVEIENDGELAAKRIVHSRFDAIVLDIGLPSMNGIDVCRAVRNHFSGPIIVLTARGEEIDEVVALEVGADDFMSKPVRPRALLARLKNHLRKSDSQLTEEDRIVVGDMIVTPAKRQVTIAGDQVDMTTAEFDLIEYLASRAGSVVARKDIYVDLLGLPYDGLDRSIDLRVSRVRRKLGDDPNHPTRIKSVRGVGYLMAK, encoded by the coding sequence ATGCAAGATCGACTGCTATTGGTCGAAGATGACACCCATTTGGCAGCGATGGTCAGTGACTTCCTCCAAGAAAACGGTTTCTCGGTGGAGATCGAAAACGATGGCGAACTCGCCGCCAAACGAATTGTCCACAGTCGATTTGACGCGATTGTGTTGGACATCGGTTTACCTAGCATGAACGGGATCGATGTCTGCCGGGCCGTCCGAAATCACTTCTCTGGACCGATCATCGTTCTGACCGCTCGCGGGGAAGAAATTGACGAAGTCGTCGCGTTGGAAGTCGGCGCGGATGATTTCATGAGCAAACCGGTCCGCCCGCGTGCGCTGCTCGCTCGGTTGAAAAATCATTTGAGAAAGTCGGACTCACAGCTCACCGAAGAAGACCGAATCGTCGTTGGCGATATGATCGTCACACCCGCGAAACGTCAGGTAACGATCGCGGGCGACCAGGTCGATATGACCACTGCCGAATTCGACTTGATCGAATACCTTGCATCGCGTGCTGGTTCGGTTGTCGCTCGCAAAGACATCTATGTCGATCTGCTGGGCCTGCCCTACGATGGCCTTGACCGTTCAATCGACTTGAGAGTCTCACGGGTCCGACGCAAACTCGGCGACGACCCAAACCACCCCACGCGAATCAAATCGGTTCGCGGGGTTGGATACCTGATGGCAAAGTGA